A section of the Telopea speciosissima isolate NSW1024214 ecotype Mountain lineage chromosome 3, Tspe_v1, whole genome shotgun sequence genome encodes:
- the LOC122654382 gene encoding dynein light chain LC6, flagellar outer arm, which yields MLEGKAMIEDSDMPVKMQIQAMTSASRALDLYDVVDCKSIAAHIKKEFDKIYGPGWQCVVGSNFGCFFTHSEGTFVYFALETLNFLIFKAVSVPSPSSPGYYKSS from the exons ATGTTGGAAGGCAAAGCTATGATAGAGGACTCAGACATGCCAGTGAAGATGCAGATCCAAGCCATGACTTCTGCTTCTCGAGCTCTTGATCTCTATGATGTTGTTGACTGCAAATCCATCGCTGCCCACATAAAAAAG GAATTCGACAAGATATATGGACCTGGATGGCAATGCGTTGTGGGTTCCAACTTTGGTTGTTTCTTCACTCATTCTGAAGGGACTTTCGTCTACTTTGCATTGGAGACActcaattttcttatttttaaagcGGTTTCtgttccttctccttcttcccctggATACTATAAATCTAGCTGA
- the LOC122653576 gene encoding glyoxylate/hydroxypyruvate/pyruvate reductase 2KGR-like — MESFGVVMMGPFSSYLEEELDKKFKLFRCWKSPNKKEFLKENSNSITALVAGGVGADSETIDLLPKLEIVSSFSVGLDKVDLLKCKEKGIRVTNTPDVLNEDVADLAIALILNTLRKICESDRYVRSGLWTKGSYKLTTKFSGKSVGILGMGRIGSAIAKRAEAFGCPISYCSRSEKPNLNYKYYPSVLELAKNCQVLVIVCPLTKETYHIVNREVIEAVGPNGIIVNVGRGPHVDEPELVSALVEGRLGGAGLDVFENEPHAPEQLFGLDNVVLLPHVGSGTLETRKDMADLVIGNLEAHFLKKPLLSPVV; from the exons ATGGAAAGTTTTGGTGTCGTGATGATGGGGCCCTTTTCATCTTACCTGGAAGAAGAGCTCGACAAGAAATTCAAGCTTTTCAGATGCTGGAAATCCCCTAACAAGAAGGAGTTTCTCAAAGAAAATTCGAATTCCATTACAGCTTTAGTTGCTGGTGGTGTTGGGGCTGACTCGGAGACGATCGATTTGTTGCCGAAATTGGAGATTGTCTCCAGTTTCAGCGTTGGTTTGGATAAAGTCGATTTGTTAAAGTGTAAAGAGAAGGGTATTAGGGTTACCAATACCCCTGATGTGCTCAACGAAGATGTCGCTGATTTAGCGATTGCATTGATTCTAAACACGTTGAGGAAGATTTGCGAGTCTGATCGTTATGTGAGGAGTGGGTTGTGGACCAAAGGGAGTTACAAATTAACCACTAAG TTCAGTGGCAAATCAGTTGGCATTTTGGGGATGGGAAGGATTGGTTCTGCAATTGCAAAAAGAGCTGAAGCATTTGGCTGCCCGATCAGTTACTGCTCCAGATCAGAGAAACCAAATTTAAACTACAAGTACTATCCTAGTGTTTTGGAATTGGCAAAGAACTGTCAAGTACTTGTGATTGTTTGCCCTTTGACAAAAGAAACATACCATATAGTCAACCGTGAAGTGATTGAAGCTGTGGGTCCAAATGGCATTATTGTTAACGTCGGGCGTGGTCCTCACGTTGATGAACCGGAGCTTGTATCTGCACTGGTTGAAGGCCGACTGGGTGGGGCTGGGCTCGATGTATTCGAAAATGAGCCTCATGCACCCGAGCAATTGTTTGGGCTCGACAATGTGGTACTCTTGCCTCATGTGGGAAGTGGAACATTGGAAACCCGCAAGGATATGGCAGATCTTGTGATTGGAAACTTGGAAGCCCACTTTCTGAAGAAGCCGCTGTTATCCCCCGTGGTTTGA
- the LOC122654892 gene encoding pentatricopeptide repeat-containing protein At1g08070, chloroplastic-like, translated as MLREDIFPDEKTFSVVLRVCTAIPSVSTGEGFHCQILKMGFEFDMFLQTGLLDFYAKVGDLSSTKKLFAEMPNRDVVAHNVMIAALGKHGYVNDARNLFDEMPNRNSSSWNSMISCYCKLGDILSARLIFDRNPVKDVVSWNAMIDGYCKLGHLTKAWELFDRMGSAKNSITWNTMISGFVQHGEFGRAISTFQQMQEQNVKPTEVTMVSLLSACAHLGALDIGKWIHAYIRRQNLRTDVILGNALIDMYGKCGSIEAALDVFHGLPLKNIFCWNSIIVGLGMHGYGDQAINAFVEMEKGGIKPDGVTFVGLLSGCSHSGLVSEGRRYFSQMSDVYGVNPGIEHYGCMVDLLGRAGFLEEALKLVRTMPMMPNSVVWGSLVRACRIHKDTKISEQVTQHLLELDPHDGGNYVFLSNTYASANRWEDVELCRSLMSERRIHKTPGCSSIEVDNVLHEFVAGDTSHPQFTKINAFLDEIAWELRGLGHEPDTASVLHDIEEEEKENAVRYHSERIAVAFGLMSTPPGKSIRVVKNLRTCDDCHATLKLISKLFMREIIVRDKNRFHYFRDGSCSCKDYW; from the coding sequence ATGCTTCGTGAAGATATCTTTCCTGACGAGAAAACATTTTCTGTAGTTCTCCGTGTGTGTACTGCTATTCCTTCAGTCAGTACTGGGGAAGGTTTTCATTGCCAGATATTGAAAATGGGTTTTGAATTTGATATGTTTTTACAAACTGGGTTGCTTGATTTTTATGCGAAGGTTGGAGATTTGAGCTCCACTAAGAAACTGTTTGCGGAAATGCCTAATAGAGATGTTGTGGCTCATAATGTGATGATTGCAGCATTGGGTAAGCATGGTTATGTAAATGATGCGAGAAATCTGTTCGATGAGATGCCAAATAGGAACTCATCATCATGGAATTCCATGATTTCTTGCTATTGCAAGTTGGGTGATATCCTTTCTGCTCGTTTGATCTTTGACCGCAATCCAGTCAAAGATGTGGTTTCATGGAATGCTATGATTGATGGGTATTGTAAATTAGGCCACCTAACAAAAGCTTGGGAGTTATTTGATCGGATGGGATCTGCAAAGAACTCTATCACTTGGAATACTATGATCTCGGGGTTTGTTCAACATGGTGAATTTGGTAGAGCGATTTCCACATTTCAACAAATGCAGGAGCAGAATGTGAAACCTACTGAGGTAACCATGGTCAGCTTGTTATCTGCTTGTGCTCATCTAGGTGCCTTAGATATTGGTAAATGGATTCATGCCTATATTAGACGACAAAACTTAAGAACTGATGTTATTTTGGGCAATGCTCTCATAGACATGTATGGCAAATGTGGGAGTATAGAGGCTGCTCTTGATGTCTTCCATGGGCTACCCTTGAAGAATATCTTTTGCTGGAATTCAATCATTGTAGGATTGGGTATGCATGGTTATGGTGATCAAGCAATAAATGCTTTTGTTGAGATGGAAAAGGGAGGGATAAAACCGGACGGTGTTACCTTTGTTGGGCTTTTGTCTGGGTGTAGCCATTCTGGCCTGGTTTCTGAAGGTAGGCGATATTTCTCTCAAATGTCTGATGTTTATGGAGTCAATCCTGGTATTGAACACTACGGCTGCATGGTTGACCTTCTTGGCCGGGCTGGTTTCCTTGAAGAGGCCTTAAAGCTTGTTAGGACCATGCCGATGATGCCAAACTCAGTAGTATGGGGCAGTTTGGTCCGTGCATGCCGAATTCATAAAGATACGAAAATTAGTGAGCAAGTTACACAACATCTATTGGAGTTGGACCCTCATGATGGGGgtaattatgtttttctttccaACACGTATGCATCAGCGAATCGTTGGGAAGATGTGGAGTTATGTAGAAGTTTAATGTCTGAGAGAAGAATTCATAAAACTCCAGGTTGCAGCTCAATTGAGGTGGACAATGTTTTACATGAATTTGTGGCTGGTGACACTTCACATCCACAATTTACAAAGATCAACGCATTTCTAGATGAGATTGCCTGGGAATTAAGAGGGCTTGGGCATGAACCTGATACAGCCTCTGTCCTTCATgacattgaagaagaagaaaaagaaaacgcAGTTAGATATCATAGTGAGAGGATTGCTGTTGCTTTTGGGCTCATGAGCACACCACCAGGAAAATCCATTCGAGTAGTGAAGAACCTCCGAACATGCGATGATTGCCATGCCACCTTGAAGCTTATATCTAAACTGTTCATGAGAGAGATAATTGTGAGAGATAAAAACCGGTTTCACTATTTTAGGGATGGATCATGTTCTTGTAAGGACTATTGGTGA
- the LOC122653498 gene encoding uncharacterized protein LOC122653498 isoform X2 has protein sequence MPQDTLKSVVYRSFAHCDDPNGVVECGTIRKSKSGSRKMERQTQKDHWRVSNPSFVCKEERNELVSAGISRELDIPLPSQLLEVSRGAQKINDMIDSWSLGLSFDGQSKDDIARDLLKGALDLQESLIMLGKLQENSKYMSQLKKQKQKQKFEREANELVVGRTCSDRYEFKNSPINLQNPRLSADGSPRKCSEELKKLIRDSFSRQHLLPMHSTEDKDSWGRNKVEVDFDFDLDIPSTSSSRSTPVPSKSSPSVNSSVSSVAQEKKAKSLGLIAKLMGLEQFPSEPIQTSERIMESNKNSCQPRPIFDIEMPKPRKPQFVDSTMDPNRKTLKDIIETMHFKGLLKTKHVERHRFQSHLSDTSCFEQRMDDEIPPIVIIKPLSSCVKKGGPLQGKFIWDETALEPNNWLKLKEKREPPSKVSTGEERKVEADQKKRPGKKRREEEPAIKMFIREEGALEHKEIPKKLDTKKELQTKRFIREEGTKNPKEKTRELEARELKTHQGKASSYKMKSSILLNNDPQKKEDNQKTEKAEKVLSDRTKTQEKVNVKSLTLSRSQDHARATSSKLQKPDRTFTMVKNRLTHQESTTQNPKATRSTKPISQNSAKQVKRELAKKAKPIGRSVAIGTESSQCKNKDKKTNLTCEIDSTLTTTNTLLRDQCPIEEGTGLSEMHSQDYCEDLKKFHCEVTPQSSQHESSIESAEETNQLSGHETIEQKAVGTEVSLRSLLLSSPSFLSCVEEFFHLNVNKPIALEKAGSIEEVGKINSRILLECANELLERKSLRRSQLVVPLVWIPNPQTDFSFNQLVEEVCNGLENLTNCSNGGGNVLLMDSLYLMLERDLMGNGGVVLTSLWDLGWKNGFSVDETGEVVGEVEKQLLDGLIEEFIIDILC, from the exons ATGCCTCAAGATACACTCAAATCAGTTGTTTACAGATCATTTGCCCACTGTGATGATCCAAATGGGGTTGTGGAATGTGGGACAATTAGAAAATCCAAGAGTGGTTCACGAAAGATGGAGCGACAAACTCAGAAGGACCACTGGAGAGTTTCCAATCCATCTTTTGTATGTAAGGAAGAAAGGAATGAATTGGTCTCTGCAGGTATCAGCAGAGAATTAGACATTCCACTTCCCTCTCAACTGTTGGAGGTCTCTAGAGGAGCTCAGAAGATAAATGACATGATTGATTCATGGTCACTCGGTCTGAGCTTTGATGGGCAATCTAAAGATGATATTGCAAGAGATCTGTTGAAGGGTGCTTTGGATCTGCAAGAGTCACTGATCATGCTTGGCAAGCtgcaagaaaattcaaaatacatGTCTCAGTtgaagaaacagaaacagaaacagaagttTGAACGAGAAGCGAATGAGTTGGTTGTTGGAAGAACTTGTTCAGATCGATATGAATTCAAAAATAGTCCAATAAATTTGCAAAACCCAAGACTTTCTGCTGATGGGTCTCCTAGGAAATGCAGTGAGGAACTTAAGAAATTGATCAGAGACAGCTTCTCCAGGCAACACCTTTTACCGATGCATTCCACTGAAGACAAGGATTCTTGGGGTAGAAACAAAGTTGaagttgattttgattttgatttggataTTCCTTCCACAAGCTCAAGCCGATCAACTCCGGTTCCCTCTAAGAGCTCTCCATCTGTCAATAGTTCAGTTTCATCAGTAGCCCAGGAGAAGAAGGCAAAATCTCTGGGTTTGATTGCCAAGCTTATGGGTCTGGAACAGTTCCCTTCAGAACCAATACAAACATCTGAAAGGATAATGGAGAGCAACAAGAATTCATGTCAGCCAAGACCCATTTTTGATATTGAGATGCCAAAACCAAGGAAGCCCCAGTTTGTGGATTCAACTATGGACCCAAATCGGAAAACACTTAAAGACATCATTGAGACCATGCATTTTAAAGGACTTCTGAAGACTAAACATGTTGAAAGACATAGGTTTCAGTCCCATCTTTCGGATACTTCTTGTTTCGAACAGAGAATGGATGACGAAATCCCACCTATTGTAATCATTAAACCTCTGAGTTCTTGTGTGAAGAAAGGTGGTCCCCTTCAAGGTAAGTTTATTTGGGATGAGACAGCTTTGGAACCTAACAATTGGCTcaaattgaaagagaaaagagaaccTCCTTCCAAAGTGTCTActggggaagagagaaaggtgGAGGCTGACCAAAAGAAGAGGCctggaaaaaagagaagagaagaagagcctGCAATTAAAATGTTCATAAGAGAAGAGGGAGCTTTGGAACATAAAGAGATTCCCAAAAAACTGGACACAAAAAAGGAGCTTCAAACCAAAAGGTTTATCCGTGAAGAAGGaactaaaaaccccaaagagAAAACCAGGGAACTAGAAGCAAGAGAGTTGAAAACCCACCAAGGAAAGGCATCTTCTTATAAGATGAAGTCCTCTATTCTTCTAAATAATGATCCACAGAAAAAGGAGGATAACCAAAAAACTGAGAAGGCAGAGAAGGTATTATCTGATAGaacaaaaacacaagaaaaagtGAATGTGAAATCTCTAACTCTGTCAAGATCTCAAGACCATGCCAGAGCAACCTCATCCAAGTTGCAGAAGCCAGATAGAACGTTTACCATGGTAAAGAATAGGTTGACGCACCAAGAAAGTACCACTCAAAATCCTAAGGCAACACGCTCCACAAAACCCATTTCACAGAATTCTGCCAAACAGGTGAAGAGAGAGCTGGCTAAAAAAGCTAAACCCATTGGAAGATCTGTGGCAATTGGT ACTGAGAGTTCACAATGCAAGAACAAGGACAAGAAAACCAATCTGACATGTGAAATAGACTCTACTTTGACAACAACAAACACTTTGCTTAGGGATCAATGCCCTATAGAGGAAGGAACAGGGCTATCTGAAATGCATTCTCAAG ATTATtgtgaagatttgaagaagtttcACTGTGAAGTTACACCACAGAGCAGCCAGCATGAAAGTAGTATTGAAAGTGCAGAAGAGACTAACCAGCTATCTGGCCATGAGACTATAGAGCAGAAAGCTGTTGGAACTGAAGTTAGTCTCAGATCATTACTTTTGAGCAGCCCATCATTCCTCAGCTGTGTGGAAGAGTTCTTTCACCTCAATGTCAACAAACCTATAGCTTTAGAGAAAGCAGGTAGTATTGAAGAAGTTGGAAAAATCAATTCCAGAATTCTCTTGGAGTGTGCAAATGAACTCTTGGAAAGAAAAAGTCTCAGAAGATCCCAACTAGTTGTTCCTTTGGTTTGGATCCCAAATCCACAAACTGACTTCTCTTTTAATCAGTTAGTGGAGGAAGTGTGCAATGGGTTGGAGAATCTAACAAATTGCAGCAATGGTGGTGGTAATGTTCTTCTGATGGATAGCCTTTATTTAATGCTGGAGAGAGATCTCATGGGCAATGGAGGAGTTGTGTTGACTAGTTTGTGGGATTTGGGTTGGAAGAATGGATTTTCTGTGGATGAAACTGGTGAGGTTGTAGGTGAGGTGGAAAAGCAGCTTTTGGATGGCCTGATTGAAGAGTTTATTATAGACATTTTGTGTTag
- the LOC122653498 gene encoding uncharacterized protein LOC122653498 isoform X1, giving the protein MPQDTLKSVVYRSFAHCDDPNGVVECGTIRKSKSGSRKMERQTQKDHWRVSNPSFVCKEERNELVSAGISRELDIPLPSQLLEVSRGAQKINDMIDSWSLGLSFDGQSKDDIARDLLKGALDLQESLIMLGKLQENSKYMSQLKKQKQKQKFEREANELVVGRTCSDRYEFKNSPINLQNPRLSADGSPRKCSEELKKLIRDSFSRQHLLPMHSTEDKDSWGRNKVEVDFDFDLDIPSTSSSRSTPVPSKSSPSVNSSVSSVAQEKKAKSLGLIAKLMGLEQFPSEPIQTSERIMESNKNSCQPRPIFDIEMPKPRKPQFVDSTMDPNRKTLKDIIETMHFKGLLKTKHVERHRFQSHLSDTSCFEQRMDDEIPPIVIIKPLSSCVKKGGPLQGKFIWDETALEPNNWLKLKEKREPPSKVSTGEERKVEADQKKRPGKKRREEEPAIKMFIREEGALEHKEIPKKLDTKKELQTKRFIREEGTKNPKEKTRELEARELKTHQGKASSYKMKSSILLNNDPQKKEDNQKTEKAEKVLSDRTKTQEKVNVKSLTLSRSQDHARATSSKLQKPDRTFTMVKNRLTHQESTTQNPKATRSTKPISQNSAKQVKRELAKKAKPIGRSVAIGAVTESSQCKNKDKKTNLTCEIDSTLTTTNTLLRDQCPIEEGTGLSEMHSQDYCEDLKKFHCEVTPQSSQHESSIESAEETNQLSGHETIEQKAVGTEVSLRSLLLSSPSFLSCVEEFFHLNVNKPIALEKAGSIEEVGKINSRILLECANELLERKSLRRSQLVVPLVWIPNPQTDFSFNQLVEEVCNGLENLTNCSNGGGNVLLMDSLYLMLERDLMGNGGVVLTSLWDLGWKNGFSVDETGEVVGEVEKQLLDGLIEEFIIDILC; this is encoded by the exons ATGCCTCAAGATACACTCAAATCAGTTGTTTACAGATCATTTGCCCACTGTGATGATCCAAATGGGGTTGTGGAATGTGGGACAATTAGAAAATCCAAGAGTGGTTCACGAAAGATGGAGCGACAAACTCAGAAGGACCACTGGAGAGTTTCCAATCCATCTTTTGTATGTAAGGAAGAAAGGAATGAATTGGTCTCTGCAGGTATCAGCAGAGAATTAGACATTCCACTTCCCTCTCAACTGTTGGAGGTCTCTAGAGGAGCTCAGAAGATAAATGACATGATTGATTCATGGTCACTCGGTCTGAGCTTTGATGGGCAATCTAAAGATGATATTGCAAGAGATCTGTTGAAGGGTGCTTTGGATCTGCAAGAGTCACTGATCATGCTTGGCAAGCtgcaagaaaattcaaaatacatGTCTCAGTtgaagaaacagaaacagaaacagaagttTGAACGAGAAGCGAATGAGTTGGTTGTTGGAAGAACTTGTTCAGATCGATATGAATTCAAAAATAGTCCAATAAATTTGCAAAACCCAAGACTTTCTGCTGATGGGTCTCCTAGGAAATGCAGTGAGGAACTTAAGAAATTGATCAGAGACAGCTTCTCCAGGCAACACCTTTTACCGATGCATTCCACTGAAGACAAGGATTCTTGGGGTAGAAACAAAGTTGaagttgattttgattttgatttggataTTCCTTCCACAAGCTCAAGCCGATCAACTCCGGTTCCCTCTAAGAGCTCTCCATCTGTCAATAGTTCAGTTTCATCAGTAGCCCAGGAGAAGAAGGCAAAATCTCTGGGTTTGATTGCCAAGCTTATGGGTCTGGAACAGTTCCCTTCAGAACCAATACAAACATCTGAAAGGATAATGGAGAGCAACAAGAATTCATGTCAGCCAAGACCCATTTTTGATATTGAGATGCCAAAACCAAGGAAGCCCCAGTTTGTGGATTCAACTATGGACCCAAATCGGAAAACACTTAAAGACATCATTGAGACCATGCATTTTAAAGGACTTCTGAAGACTAAACATGTTGAAAGACATAGGTTTCAGTCCCATCTTTCGGATACTTCTTGTTTCGAACAGAGAATGGATGACGAAATCCCACCTATTGTAATCATTAAACCTCTGAGTTCTTGTGTGAAGAAAGGTGGTCCCCTTCAAGGTAAGTTTATTTGGGATGAGACAGCTTTGGAACCTAACAATTGGCTcaaattgaaagagaaaagagaaccTCCTTCCAAAGTGTCTActggggaagagagaaaggtgGAGGCTGACCAAAAGAAGAGGCctggaaaaaagagaagagaagaagagcctGCAATTAAAATGTTCATAAGAGAAGAGGGAGCTTTGGAACATAAAGAGATTCCCAAAAAACTGGACACAAAAAAGGAGCTTCAAACCAAAAGGTTTATCCGTGAAGAAGGaactaaaaaccccaaagagAAAACCAGGGAACTAGAAGCAAGAGAGTTGAAAACCCACCAAGGAAAGGCATCTTCTTATAAGATGAAGTCCTCTATTCTTCTAAATAATGATCCACAGAAAAAGGAGGATAACCAAAAAACTGAGAAGGCAGAGAAGGTATTATCTGATAGaacaaaaacacaagaaaaagtGAATGTGAAATCTCTAACTCTGTCAAGATCTCAAGACCATGCCAGAGCAACCTCATCCAAGTTGCAGAAGCCAGATAGAACGTTTACCATGGTAAAGAATAGGTTGACGCACCAAGAAAGTACCACTCAAAATCCTAAGGCAACACGCTCCACAAAACCCATTTCACAGAATTCTGCCAAACAGGTGAAGAGAGAGCTGGCTAAAAAAGCTAAACCCATTGGAAGATCTGTGGCAATTGGTGCAGTT ACTGAGAGTTCACAATGCAAGAACAAGGACAAGAAAACCAATCTGACATGTGAAATAGACTCTACTTTGACAACAACAAACACTTTGCTTAGGGATCAATGCCCTATAGAGGAAGGAACAGGGCTATCTGAAATGCATTCTCAAG ATTATtgtgaagatttgaagaagtttcACTGTGAAGTTACACCACAGAGCAGCCAGCATGAAAGTAGTATTGAAAGTGCAGAAGAGACTAACCAGCTATCTGGCCATGAGACTATAGAGCAGAAAGCTGTTGGAACTGAAGTTAGTCTCAGATCATTACTTTTGAGCAGCCCATCATTCCTCAGCTGTGTGGAAGAGTTCTTTCACCTCAATGTCAACAAACCTATAGCTTTAGAGAAAGCAGGTAGTATTGAAGAAGTTGGAAAAATCAATTCCAGAATTCTCTTGGAGTGTGCAAATGAACTCTTGGAAAGAAAAAGTCTCAGAAGATCCCAACTAGTTGTTCCTTTGGTTTGGATCCCAAATCCACAAACTGACTTCTCTTTTAATCAGTTAGTGGAGGAAGTGTGCAATGGGTTGGAGAATCTAACAAATTGCAGCAATGGTGGTGGTAATGTTCTTCTGATGGATAGCCTTTATTTAATGCTGGAGAGAGATCTCATGGGCAATGGAGGAGTTGTGTTGACTAGTTTGTGGGATTTGGGTTGGAAGAATGGATTTTCTGTGGATGAAACTGGTGAGGTTGTAGGTGAGGTGGAAAAGCAGCTTTTGGATGGCCTGATTGAAGAGTTTATTATAGACATTTTGTGTTag